A window of Thermococcus aggregans contains these coding sequences:
- a CDS encoding YkgJ family cysteine cluster protein has product MRFKPKPLKSDVKFECKFCLDCCRGRFIYLTLSDIANIMAHGHDPQDFVLMTVEGGKIRFVLAYREWDLGCIFHDPETGKCKIHSYNPIICKIYPFMVSHKPLGIEGEEPFEYKGEKVWLYYDESCPGIGEGKGTITREEVAELGLKFQKEFEKTDLDGLNRLLSGENHGT; this is encoded by the coding sequence ATGAGGTTCAAACCAAAACCGCTGAAAAGTGATGTGAAATTTGAGTGCAAATTCTGTCTCGACTGCTGTAGGGGTAGGTTTATCTATCTGACTCTTTCGGATATAGCCAACATTATGGCTCATGGCCACGATCCGCAGGATTTTGTTCTTATGACTGTTGAAGGAGGAAAAATAAGGTTTGTTTTGGCTTACAGAGAGTGGGATCTTGGGTGTATTTTCCATGACCCAGAGACCGGGAAGTGCAAAATCCACTCCTATAATCCAATAATCTGCAAAATCTATCCTTTCATGGTCTCTCACAAGCCGCTTGGAATTGAAGGTGAGGAGCCTTTTGAATACAAGGGAGAAAAGGTCTGGTTGTATTACGATGAAAGCTGCCCTGGAATTGGCGAAGGAAAGGGGACAATAACGAGGGAAGAGGTAGCTGAGCTTGGGTTGAAGTTTCAGAAGGAGTTTGAAAAGACTGATTTGGATGGTCTGAACCGGCTTTTAAGCGGTGAAAATCATGGAACTTAA
- a CDS encoding NIP7 pre-PUA domain-containing protein, whose protein sequence is MELKYRRVSSWEFDLILKEAEKFGELKHEFFGIVEGKFRDVYAVNEEVWREIENLRIKPYAFGTFVGTIKVDKNLVEKFYPNIEFFYFVDIKKNFAVLKAKTAFLFTTGKDVSKNGVKEYSWQGSKKLVILNEEGVILGLGLINPKSNGKFIKNITDIGEFIRRHK, encoded by the coding sequence ATGGAACTTAAGTACCGAAGGGTTTCCTCCTGGGAGTTTGATTTGATACTGAAGGAAGCGGAGAAGTTTGGGGAGCTAAAGCACGAGTTTTTTGGAATAGTTGAGGGGAAGTTCAGGGATGTTTATGCTGTAAACGAGGAAGTTTGGAGAGAAATAGAAAACCTCAGAATAAAACCCTACGCATTTGGAACTTTTGTGGGTACAATAAAGGTCGACAAAAACCTTGTCGAAAAATTCTATCCAAACATTGAGTTTTTCTATTTTGTCGATATTAAAAAGAACTTTGCTGTTCTAAAGGCAAAAACAGCTTTCCTCTTCACAACCGGCAAAGACGTGTCCAAAAATGGAGTTAAAGAGTACAGCTGGCAGGGAAGTAAAAAGCTGGTTATCCTAAATGAAGAGGGTGTAATCCTTGGGTTAGGTCTCATAAACCCAAAAAGCAATGGAAAGTTTATTAAAAACATCACGGACATTGGAGAGTTTATAAGACGACACAAGTAG
- a CDS encoding KaiC domain-containing protein, whose protein sequence is MVKRVKTGIPGMDEILHGGIPERNVVLLSGGPGTGKTIFSQQFLWNGLQMGEPGIYVALEEHPVQVRQNMAQFGWDVKPYEEQGMFAMIDAFTAGIGKSKEYEKYIVHDLTDLREFIDVLRQAIKEINAKRVVVDSVTTLYINKPAMARSIILQLKRVLAGTGCTSIFVSQISVGERGFGGPGVEHGVDGIIRLDLDEIDGELKRSLIVWKMRGTSHSMRRHPFEITDKGIVVHADKVLKRRGIVEI, encoded by the coding sequence GTGGTTAAGAGAGTGAAAACTGGTATTCCGGGGATGGATGAAATACTTCATGGTGGAATCCCAGAAAGAAACGTAGTTTTGCTCAGTGGAGGGCCTGGAACAGGAAAGACAATATTCAGCCAGCAGTTCTTATGGAACGGCTTACAGATGGGTGAGCCTGGAATCTACGTTGCTCTCGAAGAGCACCCGGTGCAAGTTAGACAAAATATGGCTCAGTTCGGGTGGGATGTAAAGCCCTATGAGGAGCAGGGAATGTTTGCCATGATAGATGCCTTTACAGCGGGAATCGGGAAGTCCAAAGAGTACGAGAAGTACATAGTTCATGATCTAACCGATCTCAGAGAGTTTATTGATGTGTTGAGGCAGGCGATAAAAGAAATCAACGCCAAAAGAGTTGTTGTTGATTCTGTTACAACGCTCTATATAAACAAGCCAGCAATGGCCAGAAGCATAATCCTCCAGCTTAAGAGAGTTTTGGCTGGAACTGGATGTACAAGCATCTTTGTGAGTCAGATAAGCGTTGGTGAAAGAGGTTTCGGTGGGCCTGGAGTGGAGCACGGTGTTGACGGTATTATAAGGTTAGACCTTGATGAGATTGATGGAGAACTCAAGCGCTCCCTCATAGTGTGGAAGATGAGAGGTACCAGCCATTCAATGAGGAGACACCCATTTGAGATCACTGACAAAGGAATAGTAGTACATGCAGATAAAGTTCTGAAGAGGAGAGGGATTGTAGAAATTTGA
- a CDS encoding transcriptional regulator gives MTVEIPLNPVGRQEIHQLESILLFATLFRPEVIELIKNPAERLTWVDSLAVAAGAIAREKAGMTISEIARELGRTEQTIRKHLKGESKAGQLVRETYELIKQGKLDELIKTIEMIEKGGLKEVIAKEEYEKLMQEYEKLKIEYEKVKAELEKMKQTVELESLEKAREEIKKLKEELEAVKAELEKARKEKKELEKELAEAKVKIMELQSKGVEETKVKELEEKLKAKEEEISRLEKLVDEITREKLELEKKVEEFKGLADELRKEKEELEKKIEELTRENNELKQRIEELEKYKIKFENLRNKIEKIKIELEKLLE, from the coding sequence ATGACAGTTGAAATTCCACTCAATCCAGTCGGAAGGCAGGAGATTCACCAATTGGAGAGCATCTTATTATTTGCAACACTCTTCAGGCCGGAGGTCATTGAGCTCATAAAAAACCCAGCAGAGAGGTTAACATGGGTTGATAGCTTGGCAGTTGCGGCTGGAGCAATAGCAAGAGAAAAAGCAGGGATGACAATAAGCGAAATTGCAAGAGAGCTTGGAAGAACCGAGCAAACAATAAGGAAACACCTTAAGGGAGAAAGCAAAGCTGGACAGCTTGTTAGAGAGACTTACGAGCTAATAAAACAAGGAAAGCTCGATGAGCTAATTAAAACAATTGAAATGATTGAAAAAGGCGGCCTTAAAGAAGTAATTGCCAAAGAAGAGTACGAAAAACTTATGCAAGAATACGAGAAGCTCAAGATTGAATATGAAAAAGTCAAAGCAGAACTTGAGAAGATGAAGCAGACAGTTGAGCTTGAGAGCTTAGAAAAAGCAAGAGAAGAGATAAAGAAGTTGAAGGAAGAGTTGGAAGCTGTGAAAGCAGAACTCGAAAAAGCCAGAAAAGAAAAGAAAGAGCTTGAAAAAGAGCTTGCGGAGGCAAAAGTAAAAATCATGGAGCTGCAAAGCAAGGGAGTTGAGGAAACAAAGGTTAAGGAGCTTGAAGAAAAGCTCAAAGCAAAGGAAGAGGAAATCAGCAGACTAGAAAAGCTAGTTGACGAGATAACCCGTGAAAAGCTGGAGCTTGAGAAGAAGGTTGAAGAATTTAAAGGCCTTGCCGATGAGCTCAGAAAAGAGAAGGAAGAGCTTGAGAAGAAAATCGAGGAATTAACAAGAGAGAACAATGAACTCAAGCAGAGAATTGAAGAGCTTGAAAAGTATAAGATAAAGTTTGAGAACCTCAGAAACAAGATAGAGAAAATAAAGATAGAACTAGAGAAGCTGTTGGAGTGA